A region from the Spirochaetae bacterium HGW-Spirochaetae-1 genome encodes:
- a CDS encoding nucleotidyltransferase domain-containing protein produces the protein MYLNTTEKEMIKEDIISSLKTNKEVKKIIVFGSFFKTENPGDIDVALFEDSDDDYLTLALKYRKQLRKISKILPIDIIPLKAGKESSFLDEINHGTVIYER, from the coding sequence ATGTATTTAAATACTACGGAAAAAGAAATGATTAAAGAAGACATTATCTCCTCACTTAAGACCAATAAAGAAGTGAAAAAAATAATCGTCTTCGGATCATTTTTTAAAACTGAAAATCCCGGGGATATAGATGTAGCTTTATTTGAAGATAGTGATGATGACTACCTGACCCTCGCGTTGAAATACAGGAAACAGCTGAGAAAAATATCAAAAATATTGCCTATTGATATAATTCCGTTAAAGGCAGGCAAAGAATCATCCTTTTTAGATGAAATCAACCATGGTACTGTCATCTATGAAAGGTGA
- a CDS encoding DNA-binding protein, giving the protein MKGETASWLAYAQDNVDAAEILITSELYNPALQNIQQVIEKYLKALLLDTGTRLKRTHSINELVSLLKDNSIMVKIDDDEIDLIDSIYLPSKYPGGSALPDFIPDKIICNKCFDILMKVKQSVSDYLNAA; this is encoded by the coding sequence ATGAAAGGTGAAACCGCCTCCTGGCTCGCTTATGCGCAAGATAATGTGGATGCAGCTGAAATCCTTATCACAAGCGAGCTATATAATCCGGCATTGCAGAATATTCAACAGGTTATTGAAAAATATCTAAAGGCATTATTACTGGATACTGGCACCAGGCTTAAGAGGACTCATAGTATAAATGAATTGGTCTCTCTATTGAAGGACAACAGTATAATGGTTAAAATAGATGACGATGAAATTGACTTGATTGACTCAATATACCTTCCTTCGAAATACCCCGGAGGAAGCGCTCTCCCGGATTTTATTCCCGATAAAATAATCTGTAATAAATGTTTTGATATATTAATGAAAGTTAAACAATCCGTATCTGACTACCTGAATGCCGCATGA
- a CDS encoding dTDP-4-amino-4,6-dideoxygalactose transaminase → MIPFNKPCVTGKEEQYLKKVIENGIFAGDNEFTKKCHAWFDNVFPGSRSLMTPSATHALDMSCILIDLRPGDEVIVPSFTFPATATCATMRGATPVFVDIRPDTLNINENLIEEAITGRTRAILPVHYAGVGCEMEAIMDIARRHNLPIIEDSAQAILCSYKGKPLGTFGLFGCFSFHETKNLQCGEGGAMIINDPAYFERAEILREKGTNRSKFWRGEIDKYSWVDTGSSYIPSELTSAFLYAQLEQAETIMKDRLKSWDLYYKGLTPLEDKGHIELPRIPEHCKHNGHIFYIKVRDLKERDAIIKFLREKGIYSVFHYVPLHSSQAGRKYGRMHGEDCYTTKESDRLVRLPMYYQLTNEEIHKVIDNVQSFFA, encoded by the coding sequence ATGATACCCTTCAACAAACCCTGTGTGACCGGAAAGGAAGAACAATACCTGAAAAAAGTCATTGAAAACGGCATCTTCGCAGGCGACAACGAATTCACTAAAAAATGCCATGCATGGTTCGACAATGTATTCCCCGGATCACGAAGCCTCATGACTCCCTCGGCCACCCATGCCCTGGACATGTCGTGCATCCTCATCGACCTGAGGCCCGGCGACGAGGTGATAGTTCCCTCCTTCACCTTCCCGGCCACGGCCACCTGCGCCACCATGCGCGGCGCAACACCGGTCTTTGTAGACATACGGCCCGATACTTTAAACATAAACGAAAATCTCATTGAAGAGGCTATAACGGGCCGCACCAGGGCCATCCTGCCGGTGCACTACGCGGGAGTTGGCTGTGAGATGGAGGCCATCATGGACATTGCCCGTCGCCACAATCTGCCGATCATCGAGGACTCGGCCCAGGCGATCCTCTGTTCATACAAGGGCAAACCCCTGGGAACCTTTGGGCTCTTCGGCTGCTTCAGCTTTCATGAGACCAAGAACCTTCAGTGCGGCGAAGGGGGCGCCATGATCATTAATGATCCCGCATACTTTGAACGGGCCGAAATTCTCAGGGAAAAGGGAACAAACCGCTCTAAGTTCTGGCGCGGCGAGATAGACAAGTATTCCTGGGTGGATACGGGATCATCCTATATCCCTTCAGAACTCACCTCGGCCTTTTTATACGCGCAGCTTGAACAGGCTGAAACGATCATGAAGGACCGGTTGAAAAGCTGGGACCTGTATTATAAAGGGCTTACTCCCCTTGAAGATAAGGGACACATCGAACTGCCTCGTATCCCGGAACACTGCAAGCACAACGGTCATATTTTTTATATTAAGGTAAGAGATCTTAAAGAGCGAGACGCGATTATTAAATTTCTCCGTGAAAAGGGCATATACAGTGTGTTTCACTATGTGCCTCTGCACAGCTCCCAGGCCGGTCGTAAATATGGGCGCATGCACGGCGAGGACTGCTACACCACGAAGGAAAGCGACCGGCTTGTGCGGCTGCCCATGTATTATCAATTAACAAATGAAGAAATACATAAAGTCATTGATAATGTGCAATCATTTTTCGCTTAA
- a CDS encoding aromatic hydrocarbon degradation protein yields MKKYKVMSLLSVLSLLIASNAFATNGMRLIGFGPVQRAMGGVGVSATLDGASTLTNPAGMVDLKGRIDFGATYFSPFVTLETGGGDIDSDKGASPVPAFGLIIPTAIDNLSFGVGAYGVSGMGVDFNLSAMSMIMYTSYSLMRFTPGVAYKIMDMISVGATANIMYATMEYSMNLGGGQMSDMGASAFGGGFTLGVQVKPIEMVTIGFVYESTSWFQNFKFNQYIDGGTVTENSMDFNQPMNLTAGVSAEPIKGLIIAFDLQWIQWSETNGNNKPAFTGGNMDMDWEDQIVYKVGVQYAVIPLVTVRAGVNYGKSPVPSSSKDANQYGVNAAFPAITEWHITGGLGLNLSEKLEVNLGAMFAPEASLAVGALGKVKMTQYSLDAGVGYKF; encoded by the coding sequence ATGAAGAAGTATAAGGTTATGAGTTTACTATCCGTCTTATCGCTGCTGATTGCAAGCAACGCATTTGCTACAAATGGTATGCGGCTCATAGGTTTCGGACCCGTACAGAGGGCCATGGGGGGCGTAGGCGTCAGTGCCACCCTTGATGGAGCTTCCACTCTGACGAATCCTGCCGGCATGGTAGATCTGAAAGGAAGGATCGATTTTGGTGCTACGTATTTTTCTCCTTTTGTAACACTGGAAACCGGTGGCGGCGATATCGACTCGGACAAAGGAGCCTCACCGGTCCCGGCTTTCGGGCTTATTATTCCGACTGCTATTGACAATCTCAGCTTCGGTGTAGGGGCATACGGTGTTTCAGGCATGGGTGTTGATTTCAATCTGTCTGCCATGAGCATGATCATGTATACCTCCTATTCACTGATGCGTTTCACTCCCGGCGTTGCCTACAAAATCATGGATATGATTTCCGTCGGCGCGACCGCAAATATCATGTACGCCACTATGGAATATTCCATGAATCTTGGTGGCGGTCAGATGTCCGATATGGGCGCTTCGGCCTTCGGGGGAGGATTCACTCTAGGCGTGCAGGTAAAACCAATCGAAATGGTTACCATAGGCTTCGTATATGAATCGACAAGCTGGTTCCAGAATTTCAAATTCAACCAGTACATCGACGGCGGCACGGTAACTGAAAACTCTATGGACTTTAACCAGCCCATGAACCTTACTGCCGGGGTGAGCGCCGAACCGATAAAGGGCCTCATCATCGCCTTCGATCTTCAGTGGATCCAGTGGTCCGAAACGAACGGCAACAATAAGCCCGCCTTTACCGGCGGCAACATGGATATGGACTGGGAAGACCAGATTGTATACAAGGTCGGCGTTCAATACGCAGTTATACCTCTCGTCACGGTCCGGGCTGGAGTCAACTACGGCAAGAGCCCCGTACCGTCATCTTCCAAGGACGCCAATCAGTACGGCGTGAATGCCGCTTTTCCCGCCATTACCGAATGGCATATTACGGGAGGTCTTGGCCTGAACCTCTCAGAAAAACTTGAAGTAAATCTTGGCGCGATGTTCGCACCTGAAGCATCACTGGCCGTCGGTGCTTTAGGCAAAGTGAAAATGACCCAGTATTCACTTGATGCAGGTGTAGGATACAAATTCTAA